From Xiphophorus hellerii strain 12219 chromosome 20, Xiphophorus_hellerii-4.1, whole genome shotgun sequence, the proteins below share one genomic window:
- the cdab gene encoding cytidine deaminase b produces MDQRHLSQEEVNELIHQSHEAKKFSYSPYSKFRVGAALKTRDGRVFTGCNVENACYNLGVCAERNVIAKAVSEGYKDFIAIAIASDMKKEFISPCGACRQVMREFGCKWDVYLTKIDKSYEKMTVDELLPRSFGPDDLSKKKVSNIPSNH; encoded by the exons ATGGACCAAAGGCACTTGTCACAGGAGGAAGTTAATGAACTGATCCATCAGTCCCACGAGGCCAAAAAGTTTTCTTACTCTCCCTACAGCAAATTTAGAGTGGGAGCTGCACTCAAGACTCGAGACGGCCGTGTCTTTACAG GTTGCAATGTGGAGAATGCATGTTACAACCTGGGAGTGTGTGCTGAAAGAAATGTCATTGCAAAGGCCGTGTCAGAAGGTTACAAAGACTTCATTGCCATCGCCATTGCCAG TGATATGAAGAAAGAGTTCATCTCCCCCTGTGGAGCCTGCAGACAAGTCATGAGAGAG TTTGGGTGTAAATGGGACGTTTATCTTACAAAGATCGATAAGTCGTACGAGAAGATGACTGTGGACGAGCTACTGCCCCGCTCTTTTGGCCCCGATGACCTGTCCAAGAAGAAGGTGTCCAACATTCCCAGCAATCACTGA